The Macaca nemestrina isolate mMacNem1 chromosome 8, mMacNem.hap1, whole genome shotgun sequence genome contains the following window.
gaaattccaaataatttacatAGATATTCCACTCCCAAGAAGATGAAGAATAAGTTCCACACTCCTTAAGTGTACAGCTGTGTCTACTGACTTTCTTCCAGAGTATAGtgtgaaaaatggacaaaaaagaGTATAGTGAAGAAGTCTGACCaacactacctcagccaggtgattaAGGTTAATGTTAACAGTACAAGTCATGTTGATAGCATATGCCCTTGATATGATTGATGAGAAGGGTAAGTcgcctctgtggtcttcctccctaAAACCCATAGCCCCCATCTAATgatgagaaaaacagacaaatcccAATAGAGAGATGTCCTAAAAAGTACTTTGCCTGTACTCGTctaaactgtcaaggtcatcaaaaacaaggaaagcctAAGAAAGTGTCACAGCCAAGAGGCCCCTAATGAGACATGATGACCAAATGTAAGGTGGTATCCTGGATggaatctcagaagagaaaaGGGATATTAGGTAAAAACTGAGAAAACTAAATAAAGTATGGCCTTTTGATAGTAAGAATCAGTATTGATCCATTATGACCGATGCACAACACTGAGTTAAGGTGttaataggggaaactgggtgaggggcatatgggaattctctgtagTATCAAGTATCATCACAGTTTTTCTGTAAGACTAAATTATCCTAAAAGTAAAAGTTCATTAAAATAAACCTATTTAGAAAATAGGCAGAATACTTGCAAtatatttcacagaaaagaataTACAGATCACAaattagcacatgaaaagatgttcaacatcattaacaattagagaaatgcaagttaaacaACAATGACATATCAAAACACACCTATCATTatggccaaaataaaaaatagtgataataCCAAATACTGGCAAGGATACAGAGAAACTCATACATTGCctgtgagaatataaaatggtatagccactccAGAAAAATacggcagtttctttaaaaattatacgTGCAACTAAACTAAGACCCAGAACTGCACTCCTaggcattatttcatttcataagaaatgaaatagacggagtcttgctgtgttgccaggctggaggatcacttgaggccagggatttaggattaacctgggcaacatagtcagatcctgtctctaaaaaaaggtgtgtgtgtgtgtgtgtgtgtgtgtgtgtgtgtgtgttttgagacggactctcgctctgtcaccaggctggagtacagtggtgcgatctcagctcactgcagcctcttcctcctgggttcaagggattctcgtgtctcagcctgagtagctgggattacagtcatgtagcaccacacccagctaatttttgtatttgtagtagagacagggtttcatcatgttggccaggctggtcttgaaccctgacctcatgatctgcccacctcagcctcccaaagtgctgggattacaggcgtgagccactgcaaccagccaaaagtttggtttttttctttgtttgttttgagacggagtcttggtctgtcacccaggctggagtgcagtggtgtgatctcagctcactgcaagctccacctccagggtttacaccattctcctgcctcagcctcccaagtagctgggactacaggagtccaccaccacacctggctaattttttgtatttttagtagagatggagtttcaccgtgttagccaggatggtctcaatctcctgaccttgtgatccgcccatcttggcctcccaaagtgctgggattacaggcgtgagccattgcacccagccaagtttttttttttttttttttttttttaaatgatagaagaggcggagcatggtggctcatgcctataatcccagcacttcgggaggtggatcacttgaggtcaggagttcaagatcagcctggccagcatggtgaaaccacatctctactaaaaatacaaaaaattagctggtgtggtggtgggtccccatagtcccagctactcaggagtccaaggcaggagaacttcttgaacctggcaggtggaggttgcagtgagctgagatcatacaactgcactctagccagggtgacagagtgcgagtctttctcaaaaaaaaaaaagaaagaaagaagaaggaaaaaaagatggaagaaatgTAAAACACAATGTTTTAGAAGTTAGAAGAAAAAgcttgccaggcatggtagctcatgcctgtaatcttagcactttgggaagccaaggtgggtgtatcgcttgagcccagggagttcaaaaccagcctgggcaacttggtaaaaccctgtctctacaaaaaaatacaaaaagaagtaGTCAGTTTTGACGGTGTGCACCTgtatcccagttactcaggaggctgaggcaggatgatcaattgaaccaggaaggcagaggttgcagtgagcagagattgtgcccctgaactccagcctggatgacagaatgagaccctgtcacacaaaaaataaaaataaaagaagataaagtTGTATAAACCTACAAAGTACCACAAAAAGGCAAAacgtttaaaaaacaaaaaacagaaaacataaaattaaagaacCAGTCTGAGGCCTACAGTCAAAACAGTAGTAATTCTAGAAAGTAAATATCAGAGAAGACTGGGATGGAGGAAAGAGGgaaattaacaaacaaacaaaaaatcaaaaaatttcaTAGGACTTAATGGTATGAGTTTCCAGAATGAAATGGCTCCagcaaaatggataaaaatgGCCCTACAACAAAGATACTCTTAGGAAATTTCAGAACAGTGGGCCCCCCCTCAAAATTCTATAAGCTTCTAGATAAAAATATCAGGTTTTATACAAAGGATCTGGAATCAGAATGGCATATGCTTCTAAACAGCAATTCTGGAATCTACAAGACAATATAACAATGCCTTTAAAATCCTTAAGATAATCATTTCCTAAAAttctatacccagccaaactatcaATCCATTGGCTAGGTGGAACAGACATTTTCAAATACACaagatcaaaataaattatttcccatgCACCCTTTTCCAGGAAGCACCTGGAGAATATGCTCCACCAAAATGAGGgaataaacaaaaagagaaagacataggatatggaaaacagaaaaccaaaagaagagacaaaaagaaTTCCCAGGATGACCCTATGTACTATGCCAGGAACATACTAGTTTTCCAGTCAGAAGAGTTCAGGATAGACTTCTTCAGAAGTTTgaaattgataaaatatttattttttatatatatataaaaatatatatatttaaacatttaaaatatataaatatatatttaaatttatatattatatattatatataaatataatattttaaattaatatatattatatatattaatggccagggtgatctcctgacctcaagtgatctacccacctcagcctctcaaagtgctaggatgacaggcgtgagccaccgtgccctgccaatattaataatttttaatcattttttatttatcttaatttttaatttttttaaaaaatagagacgaggtctcactatgttgcccaggttggtcttgaactcctgggctcaagcaatcctcctgccttggcctcccaaagtgctgggcatacaggcatgagccaccatgcctggccttgtctGAGCATCTTGAGAGACTTAAGACAACTgagagaacaaaacaaatatgaCAGATGATTAATTCCAGGGAAAACAAGTTGTTAGGAAAGGAAATCAGGTTACTATATAGCTAAACTCTGCTTAGCATTTACATAGTCAGGATAACGTACAATGAAACTACCAAATAAGTatattgaggccaggtgtggtagcttgggaggccaaggagggaggatcacttgagcccagccaggcatttgagaccagcgtgggtaacatggcaagactccatctctacaaaaaattacaaaattagccaggtgtggtaataATGCATgcctcccagctactggggaggctgaggcaggaggatcccttgggcccaggaatttCAGGCAGTAGTTAGCTGAgagcgtgccattgcactccatcctgggtgacagagtaagaccctgtctccaaaaaaaaaaaaatatagagagagagagagagaaagagagacagagaaacctggccgggcacggtgactcacacctgtaattccagcactttgggaggccaaggtgggcagatcacctgaggtcaggagtttgagaccagcctggccaacatgatgaaaccccacctctactaaaaatacaaaaattagccaggtggggtggcacacgcctgcaatcccagctacttgggaggctgaggcaggagaatggcttgaacctgggaggtggaggtgcagtgagccaagatcatgccattgcactcccacctgggtgacaaagcaagactccatctgaaaaaaacataaaaactcaaTTGAAGCTGGTTgaggtggcccacgcctgtagtcccagctacctgggaggctgaggcaggaggatcacttgaacccaggagtttaagaccagcatagcaagactctgtctctaaaaacaaaattttttgattaacaaaagaaaaactcaattGAAAGTGGTTGCCTTTAGAGAAGGAAAAATGGGGGTGGGATCAGGAGAATGCTGCCTTTCATAGAACTGACTTTTTAAACTCGTAACTTCTACGAATTGAGGTAAATgcctcacttttttaaaaaaaagaagtaaaaaaaagtaaagttgtAAAAGAAAAGCTCTATCAATGATCCATCCCCCAAAAACTTTTTTCATGCCTATTTAatctatattcttcaaaatttttttaacttgccTACCTTTAATGGTATTATTTACATTAACCAACTAAAGAACTGTTTTCAAAACCCCATTtgtaaaatcatttaaaagaatTCTGCACCAACATGTGGAGACACCTATAATCCAACCCCCATATACTTCATTAGGGCTTATTTGTTTAAACATTTACATTGGCATTCATACTTGGAACAACAGAgggttattatttaaaaaaaaaaaaaagaaaaaaaacatagttGTGTTTATCATGCCAGGACTGGGTAACTTTATTCAAGACTTTGACAAAATGATCCCCAAAGTAATATAAATGTAGACACTTTAAAAAGTCCAGATGCGAAATTTCAAGAAAACTTTGAATTCAATCCAAAGTCAGTATTAAGTCAAAAGTTGAACCAGTTCTACAAATTATAAATACTATTTTCCTTCTTAAGTTCATATATTTTCTGAGATAGATTACCAACTTAGTTTTCTTTGATATTGgtatttggaataattttaacatgatttaacatttttaagttcTAAATCTATACTTGTCCTGAATATCTTAttatagttaaaaatataaatccagAAGTGACAACTCTTCCTTACAGAATAATTCCgataataaatgtagaaggattgagagaaatagaaaatcaccattaGAACACCACAGTAGTAACTGCCACAAGCAAGATCTGCCAATGGATAGTAAAATGAGCAAAAGTTTAAGCAGAAACGGGACATTTGCATAGTCTCAGGGTATCTCCAGCAAATATTCAATAATTACAAGGAAAACACAGTAAGTTTACAGTAGCAAATCCTAGCAGACACCACCTTAGCATAGTGATCAAGGTTAACAACACCGGAAATACATTACAACATCAGGTATCCCCTGTTATGATACACTGTCACAGACTGGAAGACGGGACTTAGACATGACAGCTAAATGCAAGGCTGGGTCTTGGAACAGTAAAATGACATTAGTGAAAAGACTGAAAtctctactttttaaactttctacTTTAGTTAGTATTATATCAaggttaatttcttaattttgacaaatgttctattgttatgtaagatgttaatataAGGGCAAGGTGGGTGCAGAGTATACAAGAACTCTACTATTTTTACAACTcttctgtaagtctgaaattatctcaaaagcttaaaaaataactgttagaaaacatacatgtatatgtgcataacatgtacatatatataaatcaaGACTTCATGGAAATTGGCATCTTGGGCACTCAGTCAGTAAAAGAGTAGTGTTCTCTTCTGAATTATTCATTGTCTTACTGGTAACTTAGCTTTAAGGTCCTCCCCCTTCTAGACTTTTAATCTCAAGtataaatttccattttcataGAAAAGCCTTTTTTAAACATTCCTATATTAggccaaaaataaaatcctagaaTAAAATTATCACCATATTATCTTATAAAATCACTCATCCCAACCATAAGACCCAGCCAGTATTTTTACTACATTTCTTCTCATTTAATATGTTTGtattggtttggtttggtttatgAGTGGAGACAGCTAATATATTTAGTATTTACTCATAGGCCTGACAgtctaagggaaaaaaattatcaCTTGGGTATCTTATGAAGAAACAGCTGTTTTTCCAAGAACCAATATTGTGTACTCACCTCAGACATAAAAAGTTATTTACCAAGTCTCTTCTATCTAACAGCATAGAGCTACCCAATCAAGGCCAACAAAGACCCTTTCAATATCCTTTTCTTAAATTTGGCTCTAAAATGACTGTTAATAATGgtaataaatgtctttttattaAACAGGCAATTTTATCTTATGCAATTTAgggaaataaacataaaatctacttttaaatgaagaaaataataatttctcaCTTTAACTATGGCTGATTCATTCCCTGAGCATGAATCCCCTTTTACCCTCATTGTTTTTAACTATAAACTGAGCTGAAATCTGCTCACAGGTGAAACTAATATTTTAGATGGAGAATAATATTACCAAGTAatcatatttattactttttgtagTCATTATTTCTACTCACTGTGGCATTTAATGTTTCATCTATATCTCTCTATCACAATGCCCTCTATAGAAGCAGCAATAGTGAAAACATAATTAcactttggggggaaaaaaaaaaacaggtaatttTTAAGTGGATCTTTatctaaatacaataaaaaagcaataaagaaaaatgtctgtaaaattttcattttatgtcaATGCCATTTCCAAATTCACCTTCCACTACTACCATGAACAGCAgaagtggtttaaaaaaaaaacaaaaaaactctaacCTAACGATCTATACAAAAAGGGAGACAATTTACTCACTACACATTGCAGTATATTCAAGTGGTGAAAAGATATAAATTCTTTCAGAACTGTCATACCATCTGGCTGTCAATATAGTCTCTTgaataattatattaaacatattaCTACAAAATGTACCAAGAAGTAGAGAATAATGCTATATTTGTGAactgcaaataaaacaaaacagaattccAAGAAGGCTAAAGTCTAAGCTATAATTACACATGAAGTGTATTTTGAAAGCAGTCACAATGTACAAAAATGGGACAAGATATccagatgtttaaaaaaaacatCCTGTTTGTCTTAGATTATATCCAGTTTCATCTGGTAGGTTTCTGATAAGCCTGTTACGTGAAGTGTGTTTCCCTCCTGCTGATAAGAAGCAGCTTGCAGATATCCATAAATTTTTTAAGGAGTGAGTCTACTTGGCAATATTGGTAACTCCATAGTTTCCTATTACATTCATTCGtctgaaaactgaaaacaactcaaGACTAAAATATTCTTCCATTCCTTTTCCAGTTTTTCAAGTATAAAATCAAAGGAAAGTTGGAATGTATTGCTTCTTGTCACCAACAGGCATTTCAAAAAGAGGGTAATTAACCAAATCAAGTGTTCTTTGGTCAAGTTAGTAACAGGCTTCCACTTTGTTCTAAATCCTTTCATAatccttttttttctaatttttccagtATGGCCTGAATCTTACAAACAGCCTCTTTTCTGGCCTGCCGTACAGAGTCCTGGCCCCCAGTTTCAACTGAATCCAGTTCCAAAAGTTCCTTGGTTAGCATTTCTTCCAGAAGCCAGTATGCTTTGTCTGTCTTTTTTCCTACAAATTCTTCTACTTCTTGTTCAAGATACTGGACCTTCTCCAGCAcatgtatgatttttttaatacttgGAGGAGTACTTTCATCTGAAGGTACACGTTCTTCAGGAAGACTGCTACTTTGATCTTGATTATTGGGATGGTCACTGGTGGCATCACCATACAGCTGAGGCTCAGCACTATACTGGACCTGGCAATCCAAAAGATCCGAATCATCATTGTTCACTGTCCCCGAGGATTCGTACTGATGGACACTGCAAGGAAAGTTGTGCCGGTTCATGCTTTGCTCTGATTGGCTATAGGGATATGAAGAATCCTTGGAGTGGAAGAGCGAAAAGAGGAAAAGAGCTGTTTTAATGGGAATCCATCAACATCAAATTTGTTAGCCCACATCTTTCACTTGACCAGAAAGGTACATGAAAAGATTCCCTAACAATAAAATTGGACCCTCTACTTAATCATTTGCAAAAAACACAGTCCTGAGAAGATAAAAGGGAGTGTGCCCTGTCAGACAAAAGGCACCAAATTTCTGAGTTATAATGGCTGGAACCTGCCCTGTGGCAGGTCCATCACCATGAGCACCTCATAATCCATCCTGTGACCTAACCAATAAGAATTAGTTTTTCCCCTAAAAGGTTAAAAACCTCAAGCAAGATCTTGAAAAGGAAGACAGCCACAGTGATAATGTTCAAGTCTGTGGTTTAAATACAAGCTCATACTGCAGATACTTCACATTGGTTTTGTCTTCTGTTCATAGATTATTTGAAGTAGTAAAATGCAGTCTTTGCATTTAACATTTAGaattataacaaacagaaaatgtGTATCTTTCTGTCTTTTAACAAAAACGATGTGAATCTAAATCTTCTCTaaatataaagtttatttaaaaaaaaaaaaaaggaaaccaagcTGAGGTAAAGCTATAGATAAGTAGTCACCAACTTTTTGCAATTAGTCCCCATTTAACACAAACCAATACAGAAACTATATAAACCGTGTTATGTTCTCTTAATTACACACACATGAAAGGAACAACGTTTAGGTCTCCTACCTTGGGCTGCTGGAGTGGGGGTGAAGGGGGTGACTGGGGAGAGCCACTGCTAGGCCATGGTGAAGTACTTTCGGTCATGTAGAGATTGCCAGGTGGTGCTGAGGGCGCTGACGAAGGCCATGGATAACGGCCACCCATTCCATAAGCACCAGGAGAAGCCCACGCATCCTCTTGTGGTCGTACAGTTGGTCCTGATTGTGGAACACTACGATTACCATCTCCATAAGGATAATGGGGCAGGGTCATTCCAGGGTTCTAGattgaaaggaagaaatatacTAGTCATTGTTAAAAacttgtaataaaaatattctactaCAGGCAGATTCTGAGATGCTTCCTCTCTTCTTAACAGAGTATACATTCACTGCTACTGGACTAAACTATAGTAACTCTAATTAATCAGCTGTAGTAATTTCTCCAAGCCTCAAAAAGTTGGTTCCAAAGATACCAGGGGTAGATTTAATGACAATAAAACTCAGAAGGAATAAGGCCTAAAAATTCAATGGATGAAGCCCAAGTCTGTCCCATAGACACTATAAACAAATGGACTCATATGCTATAAGGAAGCACAAATAAAGACATGTTAGAACTCCTCTTGAAGTGAACAGAGAAATAAACATAGTTAttcacagaatattaaaaaatatgaaactaaCAGGGCGCTAAAAAA
Protein-coding sequences here:
- the LOC105476570 gene encoding BAG family molecular chaperone regulator 4 isoform X1 is translated as MSALRRSGYGPSDGPHYGRYYGPGGGDVPVHPPPPLYPLRPEPPQPPISWRVRGGGPAETTWLGEGGGGDGYYSSGGAWPEPGRAGGSHQEQPPYPSYNSNYWNSSARSRAPYPSTYPVRPELQGQSLNSYTNGAYGPTYPPGPGANTASYSGAYYAPGYTQTSYSTEVPSTYRSSGNSPTPVSRWIYPQQDCQTEAPPLRGQVPGYPASQNPGMTLPHYPYGDGNRSVPQSGPTVRPQEDAWASPGAYGMGGRYPWPSSAPSAPPGNLYMTESTSPWPSSGSPQSPPSPPLQQPKDSSYPYSQSEQSMNRHNFPCSVHQYESSGTVNNDDSDLLDCQVQYSAEPQLYGDATSDHPNNQDQSSSLPEERVPSDESTPPSIKKIIHVLEKVQYLEQEVEEFVGKKTDKAYWLLEEMLTKELLELDSVETGGQDSVRQARKEAVCKIQAILEKLEKKGL
- the LOC105476570 gene encoding BAG family molecular chaperone regulator 4 isoform X2, which translates into the protein MSALRRSGYGPSDGPHYGRYYGPGGGDVPVHPPPPLYPLRPEPPQPPISWRVRGGGPAETTWLGEGGGGDGYYSSGGAWPEPGRAGGSHQSLNSYTNGAYGPTYPPGPGANTASYSGAYYAPGYTQTSYSTEVPSTYRSSGNSPTPVSRWIYPQQDCQTEAPPLRGQVPGYPASQNPGMTLPHYPYGDGNRSVPQSGPTVRPQEDAWASPGAYGMGGRYPWPSSAPSAPPGNLYMTESTSPWPSSGSPQSPPSPPLQQPKDSSYPYSQSEQSMNRHNFPCSVHQYESSGTVNNDDSDLLDCQVQYSAEPQLYGDATSDHPNNQDQSSSLPEERVPSDESTPPSIKKIIHVLEKVQYLEQEVEEFVGKKTDKAYWLLEEMLTKELLELDSVETGGQDSVRQARKEAVCKIQAILEKLEKKGL